The following coding sequences lie in one Catharus ustulatus isolate bCatUst1 chromosome 5, bCatUst1.pri.v2, whole genome shotgun sequence genomic window:
- the NWD2 gene encoding NACHT and WD repeat domain-containing protein 2 codes for MWPAGAGGRLPCPRDAALRRAAFSGNLSALPSHLVPSGRSVRVFISANPEDTIAERRALREHVYPKLREFCRENYGLEFQVIDLYWGVEADEWDSPELQKTRMKLLEDCLKSSAGPCFVGLLGEKYGNIRIPGEVESAEFEMILDAAVEAKLETRILEEWYCRDENAVPPAYYLRPKSEMLKNYQNTMESSSNSMNENKWQDISEEIKKIFKTAVKLLYEKGKMKHSQAKRYLSSAIEDELDFALGKQTPAFLKKCVCYIRKIANIERFVKIPEMGKYMDVVHKAGKFLRDPEAHEKLIKLRDEFIPTIVASSNLRVYTSVTHCDMKLGYSQEVESHYIEGLGKQFYEDMIDIIQATVQQNFDTETDMLYDEVLQHSSLCKTYSTFYEYRCEALNIVHKYVLPRKLGHINPLIIYGGPCTGKTLLLAEAAKKAYSWLQEEMGPDSDPVVVIRFLGSTETSTDLKNILQSICEQLAVNYRCLVQSYPKKIHDLRDLFINLLNESSFHRPLVIIFDALEQLTDSDDGRKLWWLPIHLPRSVRIILSTLPNKHGILQKLRCLIHEESNYIELTARDRKMCSQVLKHQLLRVKRKVTSGQQIYVNEAFSKCTLPMFVNLTFREVRHWRSHKDVDESSLCVTVHESIEQLFWSLENKCGSRLLSRALGYITMSRSGLSEMELEDILALDNSVMYELNERVRESNPLRIPYIYIARLKEGLQGYLIERQVKNVTLLLWANRHLQLIAQKLYLHNEEDLREMHTVMAEYFLGVWSGGRRKPFYSNDQYPSGCPDRDSRGQNEDDKHCMDQAAFDRQAPDQPWVFQCNPLEPDIFFINHRKMTELIHHLTRCGRTDDLLYGVIMNFSWLYTMIRIGQFDKALSDIELAYTYSQEKELKFLASTLRSIKFKVVKYPGSLSAELQQRLLPVVSSLPKLRHLLLECDKDGPKYCSIVPLHSSMDVTYSPERLPLSSSCMHVTEILPTFNPSTIIAALENGSISTWDVETRQLLRQITTAPSVILGMKLTSDEKYLVVATTNNTLLIYDNINSCLLSEVEIKGSKHYGIAGDSSFINGFTLSVNHALAWLEASKDVTVIDLLYGWPLYQFHCWYEVTCVQCSPDGVYAFCGQYLNTTTIFHLGSGEKLTTVTSEFSSGFVKFLLILDTAQEMVMVDSEGSLSVWNTEEIAKPQLTDDFDCRREDSEVVSIELSEDQSAILICKALSIELLDTHVWKVAEKFRAKHNERFISAVLSKNGNCIIASMENTSAIFVWRRDTGQCMASLQEISGTIVRLIKSNHHNMLLSLSTSGVLSIWDIDIITAMSNIDKSGKPIQRLVLPARGELIYTLDGSDSVHKWNFSTGFIEAVFKHEGIVENCVLTSSGEIMVTSDDKCSQYVWHTVSGENIFRINGQKISELMITHNDQFVVSLCEQNASRVWRLATGHRVCNILVALQNAFITTANTFVVGMAKNKVLAVSLWTGSITKKFCCDDGASIVDIKLIPDCPDIIVFITSTETVNIWSLTEEVICRRVQLPTNFLKKLEDFEISPNGKLGIITRGDENINVLDLYSGKLRVVHAPGVIWRQRLSRDGRYLVYICCRGEEDDDNGAVSSLIVMRLADGKNIGACSLYKTPTFLALSQRHLNIIIGFDDGSIGTYTVVDRVDAALKIKIATSNSRQIFNNATQVIRPKCHNYSFKATADCIWRESTEVFARDSPITVTEAEVSEATPTKRHSYCYEKVCSAIDCRGFASDN; via the exons GGCCTATTGGGAGAGAAGTATGGGAATATCCGAATTCCGGGCGAAGTTGAATCAGCAGAATTTGAAATGATCCTGGATGCTGCTGTAGAGGCCAAGCTAGAGACAAGGATTTTAGAAGAGTGGTACTGCAGGGATGAGAACGCGGTGCCACCAGCATATTACCTCAGACCAAAatcagaaatgctgaagaaCTACCAGAACACG atggaaTCTTCTTCAAATTCTATGAATGAGAACAAATGGCAAGATATATCAGAAGAGATTAAGAAGATTTTTAAGACTGCcgtgaaattgctgtatgagaaaggaaaaatgaaacacagcCAAGCAAAGAGATATCTTTCCTCTG CTATTGAAGATGAACTTGATTTTGCCTTGGGTAAACAAACACCAGCTTTCCTGAAGAAGTGTGTTTGCTACATCCGGAAAATTGCCAACATTGAGCGTTTCGTTAAAATTCCAGAGATGGGAAAATACATGGATGTGGTACATAAAGCTGGAAAGTTTCTACGAGATCCTGAAGCCCATGAGAAACTGATCAAGCTCAGGGATGAATTCATTCCTACCATTGTCGCATCCTCCAATCTGAGAGTGTACACATCCGTCACCCACTGTGACATGAAACTGGGTTACTCCCAAGAAGTGGAGAGCCATTACATTGAAGGACTTGGTAAACAGTTCTATGAAGACATGATTGATATAATCCAAGCTACAGTGCAGCAGAATTTTGACACGGAGACAGACATGCTGTACGATGAAGTTCTTCAACACTCATCGCTATGTAAAACGTACTCCACCTTTTATGAGTATAGATGTGAGGCATTAAACATCGTTCACAAATATGTTCTACCTAGAAAACTAGGACACATTAACCCTCTTATCATATATGGAGGACCATGCACAGGGAAGACTCTTTTGTTAGCTGAAGCAGCAAAGAAG GCCTATTCCTGGCTGCAAGAAGAGATGGGACCAGATTCTGACCCCGTGGTAGTTATAAGATTTTTGGGATCCACTGAAACAAGTACAGATCTGAAGAATATACTTCAAAGCATTTGTGAACAGCTAGCAGTCAACTATCGTTGCCTCGTACAAAGTTACCCGAAAAAGATTCATGACCTTCGGGACTTGTTCATAAACCTCTTGAATGAGTCATCATTTCACAGGCCACTGGTGATCATATTTGATGCTTTAGAACAGCTAACAGATAGTGATGATGGTAGGAAGCTCTGGTGGCTTCCCATTCACCTTCCACGTTCAGTACGGATAATTTTGTCAACACTGCCAAACAAGCATGGGATCCTGCAAAAATTGAGGTGCCTTATTCACGAAGAAAGCAACTATATTGAATTGACTGCAAGGGACAGAAAGATGTGTAGTCAAGTACTGAAACATCAGCTGCTGCGAGTTAAAAGGAAAGTAACATCAGGACAACAAATCTATGTCAATGAGGCATTCTCCAAGTGCACACTGCCTATGTTTGTGAACTTAACCTTCAGAGAGGTCAGGCACTGGAGATCTCATAAGGATGTGGATGAGTCCTCCCTCTGTGTTACTGTCCATGAAAGCATAGAGCAGTTGTTTTGGTCACTGGAAAACAAGTGTGGGTCAAGACTATTGTCGAGAGCACTTGGCTACATCACTATGTCCAGATCTGGCCTGAGTGAAATGGAACTGGAGGATATTTTAGCCCTTGACAACAGTGTTATGTATGAGCTGAATGAGAGAGTCAGAGAGAGTAACCCACTGAGAATTCCATATATATACATTGCAAGACTTAAGGAGGGCTTACAGGGGTATTTAATAGAGCGACAGGTGAAAAATGTAACGCTGCTTCTTTGGGCAAATAGGCACTTGCAACTGATTGCCCAGAAATTGTACCTGCACAATGAAGAAGACTTGCGTGAGATGCACACGGTCATGGCAGAGTATTTCCTTGGTGTTTGGTCAGGTGGACGAAGAAAACCTTTTTACAGCAATGACCAATATCCGAGTGGTTGTCCTGACCGTGACAGTAGAGGCCAGAATGAGGATGACAAGCACTGCATGGATCAGGCTGCATTTGACAGGCAGGCACCAGATCAGCCATGGGTCTTTCAGTGTAACCCATTGGAACCTGATATCTTTTTTAttaatcacagaaaaatgacAGAACTTATTCATCACTTAACAAGATGTGGAAGAACTGATGATCTTCTGTATGGAGTGATCATGAACTTCAGCTGGCTGTACACCATGATTAGAATAGGGCAGTTTGATAAAGCACTTTCTGACATAGAACTGGCTTACACTTACTCTCAAGAGAAGGAGCTGAAATTTCTGGCCAGTACCCTCCGCAGTATAAAGTTCAAAGTAGTAAAATACCCAGGTTCACTCTCTGCTGAATTGCAGCAGAGACTACTCCCAGTAGTAAGTTCATTGCCTAAACTCAGACATCTCCTCCTAGAATGTGACAAGGATGGACCCAAGTACTGCTCTATCGTCCCTCTGCATTCCTCCATGGATGTGACTTACAGCCCTGAGCGCCTGCCACTGTCATCCAGCTGCATGCATGTCACTGAGATTTTGCCTACATTTAATCCCAGCACAATTATTGCTGCTTTAGAAAATGGCTCCATTAGCACTTGGGATGTAGAAACCCGCCAGTTACTAAGGCAAATTACAACAGCTCCGTCTGTTATCTTAGGGATGAAGCTCACTAGTGACGAAAAGTATCTTGTAGTAGCTACAACAAACAACACTCTTTTGATATATGATAACATAAATTCCTGTCTTCTATCTGAGGTAGAAATTAAGGGGTCAAAACACTATGGAATTGCAGGGGACTCCAGTTTTATAAATGGATTTACATTATCAGTCAACCATGCACTTGCTTGGCTGGAGGCCAGTAAAGATGTTACTGTAATAGATCTGCTTTACGGCTGGCCTCTCTATCAGTTCCACTGCTGGTACGAAGTGACCTGTGTGCAGTGTTCTCCAGATGGAGTTTATGCATTCTGCGGGCAGTATTTGAACACCACGACCATTTTCCACTTGGGCAGCGGAGAGAAGTTGACCACCGTGACCTCTGAATTTTCAAGTGGATTTGTGAAATTCCTTCTCATTTTGGACACAGCCCAAGAAATGGTGATGGTGGACAGTGAGGGTAGCCTCTCTGTTTGGAATACAGAGGAAATTGCAAAACCCCAGCTTACAGATGACTTTGACTGCAGAAGAGAAGACAGTGAAGTTGTCAGCATAGAGCTTTCTGAAGACCAAAGTGCAATTCTAATTTGTAAGGCTCTCAGCATTGAACTTCTTGACACTCATGTGTGGAAGGTGGCTGAAAAGTTTAGAGCTAAACACAATGAGCGCTTTATATCTGCTGTGTTGTCCAAAAATGGCAACTGTATAATTGCTTCAATGGAAAATACCTCAGCCATTTTTGTTTGGAGAAGAGATACTGGGCAGTGTATGGCAAGCTTACAAGAAATCTCAGGAACTATAGTCAGGCTAATTAAATCAAATCATCATAACATGCTGCTATCCTTATCCACCAGTGGTGTCCTTTCTATCTGGGACATAGACATCATAACTGCTATGTCCAATATTGACAAATCTGGCAAACCCATCCAAAGACTGGTGTTGCCAGCCAGAGGTGAATTAATATACACATTGGATGGATCAGATTCTGTCCATAAGTGGAACTTCAGCACTGGATTTATTGAAGCTGTGTTCAAGCATGAAGGTATTGTTGAAAACTGTGTGCTGACCTCTTCTGGAGAGATAATGGTTACATCAGATGATAAATGCAGCCAGTATGTATGGCACACGGTTAGTGGTGAAAATATCTTTCGCATTAATGGACAAAAAATCTCAGAGCTAATGATTACTCATAATGATCAGTTTGTGGTCTCTCTCTGCGAGCAGAATGCATCTAGAGTTTGGCGACTGGCTACAGGACATAGGGTTTGCAATATTTTAGTTGCCTTACAGAATGCATTTATAACAACTGCAAATACATTTGTAGTTGGAATGGCAAAGAACAAAGTATTGGCAGTGAGTCTCTGGACGGGCAGTATAACAAAGAAGTTTTGCTGCGATGATGGTGCAAGCATTGTGGATATTAAGTTGATACCAGACTGCCCAGATATAATAGTATTTATAACATCTACTGAAACTGTGAACATCTGGAGCCTAACAGAGGAGGTCATCTGCAGACGTGTGCAGTTACCTAccaatttcttaaaaaaattggaAGACTTTGAAATATCTCCAAATGGGAAGCTAGGAATTATAACCCGTGGTGATGAGAACATCAATGTGCTTGATCTGTACAGTGGAAAACTTCGCGTGGTTCACGCTCCGGGTGTCATCTGGCGGCAGAGGCTGTCTCGTGATGGCCGCTACCTGGTGTACATTTGTTGTCGTGGGGAAGAAGATGATGACAATGGTGCAGTCTCTAGTTTAATTGTAATGAGGCTAGCAGATGGCAAAAACATCGGTGCCTGTTCTCTTTATAAAACTCCCACTTTTCTTGCACTCTCACAGAGACATTTAAACATTATTATTGGATTTGATGATGGAAGTATAGGTACTTACACTGTAGTGGATCGAGTTGATGCTgcactgaaaatcaaaattgCTACTTCAAACAGCCGTCAGATTTTCAACAACGCAACACAAGTGATTAGGCCAAAGTGTCACAATTATAGTTTCAAAGCAACTGCAGACTGCATTTGGAGAGAATCAACAGAAGTTTTTGCAAGGGATAGCCCCATTACAGTTACAGAGGCTGAGGTGAGTGAAGCAACACCAACCAAAAGACACAGCTACTGCTATGAGAAAGTGTGCTCAGCCATAGATTGCCGAGGTTTTGCATCTGACAACTGA